CCGACGGGAATTGCTTTCCGTTTGCTGCCTAAATATCTTTACGGTGAAGGACATGCTTATAGTCAACCTTTGACGGGTTCGGGATATGAGTCAGCCGTTAAGGAAATAACCCGTGATCAGCTTGTTAAATTTCAACATTCCTGGTTGAAACCCAACAACGCAGAATTGATTGTTGTGGGCGACATCAGCCTGTCTGAATTAACCCCGAAACTGGAAAAACTTTTTAAAGATTGGAAAAGTGGAAAAACGCCCAAGAAAAATATAGGAGAAGTTAAATTACCCTCAAAATCTACGATTTATCTGATGGACAGGCCTGGTTCCATCCAGTCCTTGATTTTAACCGGGAATGTTACGGCTCCTTTTGGTAAAATTGATGAAGCTTCATTATCCGTAATGAATGATGTTATTGGTGGTGATTTTACTTCCCGCATCAACATGAATATCCGTGAAGATAAACACTGGAGTTATGGGGCCAACTCTTTTATATATCCTACTAAGGGTCAACGTCCTTTTATTGTTTATACTCAGGTTCAAACAGATAAGACAAAAGAAGCTATTCAGGAAATACAAAAAGAACTGGATGCTTTTTGTGGAAACAAACCTGCCACAAATGAAGAATTTCAGAGGAATAAGAGTAACGAACTGCTTCAGATCCCTGGCAGTTTCCAGACAATTGGGGATGTATCGGGAGCCATTAATGAAATTGTCCGTTATGGATTGAAAGATACTTATTTTCAGGATTATGCGGCCAAACTAAAGGGGCTTCAACTGAACGAAGTACAAAATATGGCTGGAAAGGTAATCAAACCCAAACAGCTTGCTTGGATTGTCGTTGGCGACAAATCAAAAATTGAAACACCGTTGAAAGAGCTTGGTTACGATGTTCAATTTATTGATGGCGATGGAAATATGATTAAATAGAAAATAATAACAATAAAAAATGCGCTGTGAAATACAGCGCATTTTTTATAACATTTGACCATATATGATTTTCATTTTTCCATGAATACTTCAACTTTAAAGACCGGTTTCTTTAATTTCTCCGGAATATTCCTTAAATCTGCGGTTTCAATCTGGAAAGAGCTTAAAGGAACATTTTCCTGTTCTGTCAAAAACTTTTTAATCCTGCCGTTTCTTTGAGTCATTTTTTTACTCAATTGATTATTCAACAGTTGATCTCCGGTAAGGGTTAGGCACGCTTTTTCCATTCCGACTGAAGTAGCATCTGGCGAACGTTTTGTGATGTAATTTTCAAAATCATGATCAGTTGTTGATAATTTTTGTGCCAATGAAACAAGTTCAGCAGAGTCGATTTCTGGTTTCTGCGATTTTAGAAATTGTGCTTTCAGGTGTTGAACAGCAATTGTTTGTTTTTCCTCTTCGACATTGTTGTATTGGGTAAATGAAAATTTCAGGTCCGGTTTTTTTCTCATCAATTCTGCAATATTATGCAGGTTTTTATTCTGATCTTCGTCCAAAGAATCTGCCCCGTAAGAATAGGGTATTTCTTTTATTTTGTCCGGATTGGTTCCGACCAGTTTTGATAAAGCGCGGAAAGGTTCTGTGGCAACTTTGACCAGAAAATTGGATAAAGTTTTCCATATAATTTTCTTTAGTGAAAATTTCGGGTCGGAGGGGTTGCCTTTTACAGGCAGGTCGATTGAAATTTTGTTTTTGGCATCTTTCAAAATATAAAGGGCTAATTTAACCGGTAATTTTGTGGCGGTCTTATCTTTTGTGCGTTTACCAAATTTTAATCCATAAATAACAATATTGTTTTGATTCGTCAATGAGGTGGGCTTCAGGTCAAGTGAAAGCCTATAGTTGAATTTGCCCTGTGTCACAGGCGATGCAAGGTAATATTCGGAATAGGGCGAAAGGCTTACTAAATCCATTTTCGAAATTTCACAGAGGACATTGAATATTTTTGGATTTTTCATGTTTAGTGAACCTTTTCCTTTAAGGTTACCCTTGTTGTTCAGGTTTATAGAAAACAGGAGAGGTACCTGGGTTGATGATTGGTTAAGCTTAGTCAGTCTGAGATTAATGTTTCTCAGATCGTAAGAAAAAGGTCTGTTCAGGGTTAAATCATGAAACAGGATGGTGCCATCCTTAATTTTTAAAGCATCTATAGTATAAGTTACCTCCTTTTTCCCTGTTTTTGCAGGTAATTTTTCAGGAACCGGCTGAGGACGGGCATTGGCAGCAAGTAATGGAGAAAGAAATTTTTCAATATTGGTTTTTTCGCGACTAAGGACAGCTGCAATATGAGGAGCAACAAGGGTTATGTCTGAAATGTGGAAATGGGAAAGGGCCAGATCTATTTGTTTCAGGTTTACAGCAATCTGACTGACTGAAAAAATGGAACTTTTTGTAGCATCATGAATATCCAGTTGGTCTACCCGGGTTGAGCCTGTCAGCGATAAATTTGCTAAATGGTCAAGATTCCCTTTGATTTTAAGATTGGAGGAGAAAACCCCTTTTAATGCTGTGATATTGGCATAATTCTTCAGGTAGTTGGTGATCATGGAAAGATTGATATTCCGGGTGTAGATATCCAGGAGATAATTGCGGGACTGGTTGTTGAGATTGGTTTTTAAACTTACCTGACCTTTTTCCCCGATTTTAAAGACGATACCCATATCAGACTGAGTGCTGTTCCAGGCCAGGGAAGGAATATCTATATTCAGATTGGACAAATTCACGTGATTATTAATTTTCTTATCTATGTATCTAATCTTTCCACCCGATAGATGTATATTTTTCAAGAAATAATGAAAAACTGAAGTATCCTTTGAGGTCTTTTGGGTTGTGTCCCGTTTGGACAGCAGGTCGTCAAAATTAAACTTATTCCCGAACTGACTGATCACAACATAAGGTTTGATCAGCCGGATTTCAGAAAAAGCATAATTTTTGGAAAACAAAGCCAGGGGATCAAAATTGATGTAAAATTCATGGAAAGAGGCGAAAGTATCTGTTTTATTGGATTCGTACATTACGAAATCGACAATCCGCGCAGATGCCCTTAAATAGTTTATATGCAATTCTTTAATCTGGATGCGGCGGCCAATGATTTCTTCACTGTGCCTGACTACATACCATTTGGCTATTGATGAAAGAGAAAAAAGCAATAGCCCGATTAAAACTACAACCGTAGCTAAAATCACATACTTTTTTTTCATAGCCTGTTGAATGTTGAATGAAGTAGGCTCAAATAAAGTTACAACTTTTTACCGTTGGTACCAAAGTAAAACAAAGAATTCGATCTGAAGGTCTTGATGAGTTGACTCAATAATTTTTTTCCGTCATCACCCTCAGGGTATTGGGGGTTCACTTTATCTTTGTTCTGATAGTGATCATCGTAAAAACATCATCCAGATCACTTGTCTCATCTATAAGAAGATAGATCCATTTTCCTTCCTTAATATTTTTGGTATCATAAATGACTTTTAAAAAATCAGAATTTTTAACCTGTTCCAAAGCCGTTTCAACTTGATTTTTGTTAAGGATGATTTGAACCATAAAGTCATCCTTGCCGGGATATAAAGCAATAATCGATTTCCCGGACTTTTTGAAACGTAAAGCCCATCCGTAATTGATACCATAAAATTTGAATTCGCCTTTTAATTTTAAGCCTTCGCCAAGGTGATGAAGCATTAAATCCCAATTTTGCCGGGCTTTACCGATAAAATTATTGATAGCTGCAGAATCGGGCCGGTTACTTTTGTCAACAAAAAAGCCTTTGCTCATTATTATTGGGAATTTTTATATTCAAGGACGGTTAATCGCGGGTAAAGTCCCATTTTTTTATAAAAACCAACTACATTTTCGTGGCCATAACTGACGGAGAGCCGGATTGTCCTGCAATTCCTGCTCTTAAGCCAGTCGATGTTTTTCTTTAAAAGCTGCCGTCCCAGTCCGTTACCCCGGTAATCCATACTAAGAAATAATGAATCCACTTCACCGCTTTGCCCTTTGATAGTGGAAACACAATATCCAACCAG
The DNA window shown above is from Bacteroidota bacterium and carries:
- a CDS encoding DUF748 domain-containing protein; translation: MKKKYVILATVVVLIGLLLFSLSSIAKWYVVRHSEEIIGRRIQIKELHINYLRASARIVDFVMYESNKTDTFASFHEFYINFDPLALFSKNYAFSEIRLIKPYVVISQFGNKFNFDDLLSKRDTTQKTSKDTSVFHYFLKNIHLSGGKIRYIDKKINNHVNLSNLNIDIPSLAWNSTQSDMGIVFKIGEKGQVSLKTNLNNQSRNYLLDIYTRNINLSMITNYLKNYANITALKGVFSSNLKIKGNLDHLANLSLTGSTRVDQLDIHDATKSSIFSVSQIAVNLKQIDLALSHFHISDITLVAPHIAAVLSREKTNIEKFLSPLLAANARPQPVPEKLPAKTGKKEVTYTIDALKIKDGTILFHDLTLNRPFSYDLRNINLRLTKLNQSSTQVPLLFSINLNNKGNLKGKGSLNMKNPKIFNVLCEISKMDLVSLSPYSEYYLASPVTQGKFNYRLSLDLKPTSLTNQNNIVIYGLKFGKRTKDKTATKLPVKLALYILKDAKNKISIDLPVKGNPSDPKFSLKKIIWKTLSNFLVKVATEPFRALSKLVGTNPDKIKEIPYSYGADSLDEDQNKNLHNIAELMRKKPDLKFSFTQYNNVEEEKQTIAVQHLKAQFLKSQKPEIDSAELVSLAQKLSTTDHDFENYITKRSPDATSVGMEKACLTLTGDQLLNNQLSKKMTQRNGRIKKFLTEQENVPLSSFQIETADLRNIPEKLKKPVFKVEVFMEK
- a CDS encoding DUF3788 family protein encodes the protein MSKGFFVDKSNRPDSAAINNFIGKARQNWDLMLHHLGEGLKLKGEFKFYGINYGWALRFKKSGKSIIALYPGKDDFMVQIILNKNQVETALEQVKNSDFLKVIYDTKNIKEGKWIYLLIDETSDLDDVFTMITIRTKIK
- a CDS encoding GNAT family N-acetyltransferase — encoded protein: METLNYRRLSKQLLYEIKPLWEELNKIHLKDSIYFKDHYTSFNFDKRAAHWKDIPDENIYILVIETEEGILVGYCVSTIKGQSGEVDSLFLSMDYRGNGLGRQLLKKNIDWLKSRNCRTIRLSVSYGHENVVGFYKKMGLYPRLTVLEYKNSQ